AGGGCAATCTTTTATCGCACCTATAAGCGGGAAGCTTTGGAAAATATCTATAGGAGCATGGGATGCGGGCGCAGATTCGCCTGGGATGAATATTTCGATTGAGAATAATACTGCTACCGATACGCCCGGAGGCCTCACTTTATCTTCTATTGAAAGGGTGGATTTTTCAGCGTATGGTGAGTGGAGAGATATAATCTTTTCTGCATCGGCAACAGTTACAGCAGGTACGCGCTACTGGATAGTTGCAAAGGATGGTGGAGCAGCAGGTCATGGATATGCCTGGTACTACAATAGGAAAAACCCATTTCCGGATGGGAATATGGTGTATGGCACACCACCCTCATGGAGTAAACTCACAGGTACAGATTTAGGTTTTAAAGTTTATATAGTAGCTAACGTAACTATCAATGGCTCTGCGCCTGGTGACCAATTCGGCTATTCTGTTTCAGGCGGCGATCTTAATAACGATGGCTATAACGATACTATTATAGGTGCACCTTATAATGCAAGTGCTAAAGGAGCGGTTTACATTTTCAACGGCTCTGCAAATATCCCACCAAGTCTCTCAGCACTCGATGCGAACTACACTGCTTACGGTGAAAATGCAAATGATAAATTTGGTCTCTCTGTTTATCTTGCCGGCGATATAAATAACGATAACTATCCTGATGTTATTATTGGTGCGCCTGGCTATAGCGGTAATAAAGGAAGAGCTTATGTTTATACAACTCAGCCTATAGGCGTGATAGATAACCCACCTACTGCAAATGCAAACATTGCGCCGCCTTATTGGAAGAACTCAAATACACTTAGCATTTCTTGGAATGCGACAGACGATAATAACTTAGTATCGATTACTCTCTACTACAGATATTCCCAAGATAACGTCTCATGGGGCAGCTGGACAGAATATTCTTCGCAACCAATCTCAGGCACTTCAGCAGAAGGTAATTTTACGTTTGACGGCACTGCAGACGGCTATTACGAGTTTTACGTTAATGCTACAGATAGCGCAAATCAAAAAGCACAGTCTAATATTGCAAAAGCAGGTATAGACATTACAAAGGCAACTTCTTTTGTTAATACGATCTCGCCTTATTGGCAGAATTCTACTGCATTTACAATTACTGCGAATGCAAGCGATTATAATGCAACTGGTGGAGAAAGCGGTGTGAAAAATATTTCCTTGTATTATAGATATTGTAATGATAATGTAAGTTGGCCTCCTACGTGGAGCTATTTTGATACAAACTCTACACCCTCTTTCACAGATCCTCACAATTGCACAGTCTCTTTTACATTTACTTCCCCTGACGGGGATGGCTATTATCAGTTTTATTCTATTGCGATAGATAATGCTACAAATGAAGAACTTGCGCCTGCTGAGAAAGATGCGCTTGCAGGTGTAGATACTCAACCACCTGGCTCCTGGGGCAATCCCGAAGTAAAAGCTCAATCTTCTACTGTTTGGGTATCTAACACAATTTGGGTAAATGAGAGTACCGTAAGCTGTCGTATAGAATGCTCAGACTACCTATCTAAACTGAATCTTTCGTCTGCAGAATATTACTATTCTACAACTTCAGGCTCTTCATGGAGCGGTCCTTTTGCGTGTAGTTATGAAGGAAGCGAGACTACAGCTACAATTTATGCAAATAACGTTGCTTTTGCGACTGGGAGCACTCAATCTGACGGCGACCCACTAAGAATAAGATTCAGAATAAAAGACAAGGCAGGTAGTTGGGGTAGCTACTGGTGGAAGGTGAAGATAGATATTACAGCACCAAACAATCCAAACTCTTTCACAAGCACTGTTCCTGTAGATACATGGACTAATATTCAAGTAATAAACGTTACCTGGAGCGGGCATTCAGATGCACCTAGCGGCGTCGCAGGGTTTTATTACGCCTGGACTGCAGATTCTACAACTATTCCAACAACCTCAGATAACTACACTACAACCAATTACAACGAAAGTCCTGTACTGCCGGAAGGGTATTGGTATCTGCATATAAGGACTAAAGACAATGCGAGTAATTTAAACACTACCGCTTACCATATAGGACCTTTCAAAATTGATATCACTCCTCCAAACAATCCGACACCGCCTGCTACAGAAACGAACGGAGCGCAGAACAATACATGGCAGAATACTGTAAAGAGTCCTACATTTAAATGGGACTGGCCTAGCGATAATTTAGCAGGTGTAGAGGGCTTTTACTGGTATTTCGGACTAAGCGAAACAGGTACTGCGAATAACTACATAACTACAAACACAACTTCCTGCGCTGGAGAAAACGGCACATACTACTTCAGGATAATGACAAAAGACAAAGCTGGCAATAACGCTAGCTGGGTAACTTTGTTCGTGTTCAAGCACGATGCACAACTACCAACTATAACTTACAACTATCCTACTGCTGGAAGCGCTACAAACTGGTACAACGCAGATCCTGGAAACGTTATTGATATAGACTTCTGCTGGATTGGTCTAGCACCGCTCGATTACGCGCAATATCAAATAAATGGCGGCGCTTGGATAGATATTTTCACTGCGGATCAATCTTCAGATTACACAGCTAACTGGGCTGTAGCATGGGAAAGTTTAGCAGAAGGAGAGAATAAAATTAGTATAAGAGTTGCAGATGTCGCAGGCAATATTTTAACGCATACTTATACTGCAGGAAGCTTCGGATTCTTGTTTAGGAAAGATACTGTAATGCCAAGCGTTACAATAGAAACTCCTCAGAATGGTACAACTCTCTATACTACGCCAATTTGGATTAACGGAACATGCAACGATACATTATCAGGTATTAATAAAGTCGAAATTAATATTACTTATAAAGAAAATGGTACTGTCGTAGTCCAATGGAGCCCAGTAACTCTAGCGGATAATTACTCGTGGTGGGATTATCAATTCAATCCGCCTACGGAGGCAAACTATACTATAAAAGTAAGGGCTGTAGATAATGCAAGCAATATTGCAACTGTGCAAATAAATATCACATACTCGTTAGTAGTACCTCCTAAAATCAAAGAAGTGCGTCTCAACATTACTGAGACTAACAGCACATACACAAACACGCAAATTGTTAAATTAAATTTAACTGTGAGTGCAACAAACGCTATAAGAGTAATGGTAAGGTTTAGAAACGAATATTTCGACTGGTCTGATTGGTTTGAGTATAACATCTCTAGGACTTATAACCTTTTTGATTGGATTCTTGCGAAAGCCGACGGGACAAAAACAGTATATGCAGA
This window of the Candidatus Thermoplasmatota archaeon genome carries:
- a CDS encoding Ig-like domain-containing protein; translated protein: GAPDALSSRGKAYLYYGGPYWGWENYTTGSKPSDWTVVEPSGTSLEVSTTESLTGAKSIYMLDNSNVGRCYMYKNDLPAYTKGIIEFAMMRNTTTNYTDCTIKSGGTSAMEIDFDTDGNIKFRNSTGTYTIQPYYAFRWYRIRLVFDCDTDRYDIYINGTLKVSQTTFMNAVASVNNISFTTGYASRWMKCWVDNVFYSQGNVTITGEAAGNKFGFSVSGAGNVNGADNKDIIVGAPGKIHFYDDMEYGSQGLGSQPLRGWTHYGSGVVDEWEHGDPVGDNALDGDGYGPTSGAQSSTYCWATDLDGTYAAGADLNSFMALNSTTIDLTTAVCPWLSFWDWLEVEGGAYDYCTILIRNAATHETILTLEGDYDENHLWRRNYYNISDAVGYKVYIQFRLYTDDSVVRAGWYIDNVIVYEHEGGKAYLFFGDGSIPTSASSADVIFKGRLGEDFGYSVAGIGDVNNDGYDDIAVGAPGNRSIAQDNNGKVYIYYGRTTGWRTVLLFNDTAIPETHSNVAATKTKLEALGYTVTRDNIIANHTKYNWHNYNFVVVICAAATAPLGTDGARMAIRNYMLNGTNVFLQGGEIAYTRDRVESFYDDVLLGPYDTFTSDTEENHFLTDNKHPIATWPNALPTTITADTAAGYAETDLTKRVTALPNGVECVTDVWVGNAPATEVFLKAFEGGYPYHRAVYLSTSYIHLDKTGGGARDKFIHNVACWLDEVGVVPNVTLVGELPNNRFGHGIAGNVDLDANGYKDVIIGAPDWNVSRGRCYGYLSPFRSSVFAYAGTNSSVGYRVDTEYSLGQSFIAPISGKLWKISIGAWDAGADSPGMNISIENNTATDTPGGLTLSSIERVDFSAYGEWRDIIFSASATVTAGTRYWIVAKDGGAAGHGYAWYYNRKNPFPDGNMVYGTPPSWSKLTGTDLGFKVYIVANVTINGSAPGDQFGYSVSGGDLNNDGYNDTIIGAPYNASAKGAVYIFNGSANIPPSLSALDANYTAYGENANDKFGLSVYLAGDINNDNYPDVIIGAPGYSGNKGRAYVYTTQPIGVIDNPPTANANIAPPYWKNSNTLSISWNATDDNNLVSITLYYRYSQDNVSWGSWTEYSSQPISGTSAEGNFTFDGTADGYYEFYVNATDSANQKAQSNIAKAGIDITKATSFVNTISPYWQNSTAFTITANASDYNATGGESGVKNISLYYRYCNDNVSWPPTWSYFDTNSTPSFTDPHNCTVSFTFTSPDGDGYYQFYSIAIDNATNEELAPAEKDALAGVDTQPPGSWGNPEVKAQSSTVWVSNTIWVNESTVSCRIECSDYLSKLNLSSAEYYYSTTSGSSWSGPFACSYEGSETTATIYANNVAFATGSTQSDGDPLRIRFRIKDKAGSWGSYWWKVKIDITAPNNPNSFTSTVPVDTWTNIQVINVTWSGHSDAPSGVAGFYYAWTADSTTIPTTSDNYTTTNYNESPVLPEGYWYLHIRTKDNASNLNTTAYHIGPFKIDITPPNNPTPPATETNGAQNNTWQNTVKSPTFKWDWPSDNLAGVEGFYWYFGLSETGTANNYITTNTTSCAGENGTYYFRIMTKDKAGNNASWVTLFVFKHDAQLPTITYNYPTAGSATNWYNADPGNVIDIDFCWIGLAPLDYAQYQINGGAWIDIFTADQSSDYTANWAVAWESLAEGENKISIRVADVAGNILTHTYTAGSFGFLFRKDTVMPSVTIETPQNGTTLYTTPIWINGTCNDTLSGINKVEINITYKENGTVVVQWSPVTLADNYSWWDYQFNPPTEANYTIKVRAVDNASNIATVQINITYSLVVPPKIKEVRLNITETNSTYTNTQIVKLNLTVSATNAIRVMVRFRNEYFDWSDWFEYNISRTYNLFDWILAKADGTKTVYAEVNATGAEGYDLATASDDIILDATPPRIFNLKPEAFIRNITVNISAVLNDTLSGINWTTLLIKINGVDHTKNFTIEKSSGKLWNRALRPDGSYKCYIYVRDNANNSAEIIWTFTLDSTPITPNDIRFSHYNAMPGQRIKINVTIYKNETTHDHVKFRVIILNPKEIELCNKIITINRETFWSIEIEDIVEALGEERTDLAGRKYLAGNYTVRVIKKTGPMPGEEIDRQTAILPIVYLKPPPEPVSSFEITLVSVLVAAVLAALISTLKKRQNK